AATCTCATCCAGCCGGGTTGTAGGATAGCCCAATACATCATGGAACAAGCCAGTAATATGATATCGATAACCCTCACCAAAATTCGCCATGGGAGGCACATCACTGAGTGAATCCCCGTAAGGTTTGTACCACTCCGGTGGCACATCCGTGGCAATCCGCTCGACCCGTTCAACGCTTTCAAAATCGGGCAGCTCGATTTTCTCGCGCATGTGCCCGACCACCTCATCCAACAACAGGATGACCGGTGTACGGTATTTTTCTGAGTAGTTGAAGGCTTTGACAGTCAGATCGAAGGACTGGCTGACCGATACCGGACTGAGCACGATCATTGGATGGTCGCCATGCGTTCCCCAACGCGCCTGCATGACATCTCCTTGAGAAGCACTGGTCGGCTGCCCAGTACTGGGACCCAGGCGCTGGACATCCACAACAACCACAGGCACTTCGGTCATGGCGGCGTAACCAATATGCTCCTGCATCAATGAAAAGCCTGGTCCTGATGTGGCAGTTAGCGATTTCAAACCACCCACGGAAGCACCGATGCAGGCAGCCAGGCTGGCGATCTCATCTTCCATCTGGATAAATTTTCCGCCCACCTTGGGCAGCTCGCGCGATAACATTTCAGCGATCTCAGTCGACGGAGTGATCGGGTAACCGGCATAGAATTTACACCCTGCCGCAATCGCCCCCCAACCTACAGCTTCATTCCCTTGCATCAATCGAACGGTCAATCCGGCCTCCTTATGGTTCGATCTTCTTGACGATAATCGCCAAATCTGGGCAGTGCGTGTCACACCAATGGCAGGCAGTGCATTTTTCAGGGTAGACCACCACCGGATGATCATCGTCATCAAGCGCCAGTACCCCGGTTGGACAAAAAGCCACACAAATACCACACCCCTTACACCAGTTGGCGAACACCGTAACATGACCACGTGGCCCTTTTTTGGCTGTGGGCTTTACTTCGGCTATGGATTCTTCTGCCTTTGAGGGATCACTCATCGAATTTCATCCTCACCCAAACTGAAAAAATTAGACTCAACTTATCCAATCATTATACTTTTCGGAACATCGCATGTTAACCGATAAACAGCTAATCTTTCCAGTGAATATCATCACATTAACTGCGTGAGGTCACCTGATTTCTGAACGAGAATTATCCCAGACATTTTTTTATTAATCTCATGTTAAAATGGTAATTCCAGATTAACCTGATCCTTATGGCGATTGAAGCGCGGAATATTATAAACAGCCGATATGGCTTAAATATCGCTTATTTTATTGGCAGATATCTGCCTGCCTGGATGGGGCGCGGCATCGCTTCATTCGCGGCAGACCAACTGTCATCACGCAAGGATTGGCCGATGGTGCGGGCTGCCCGTTTAAATCAGTGGGTAGTGCGGGGTGAGCAGCTTTCAGCTCGCCTCCTGGATGAGGCTGTGAGGGATAACTTCCGCAGCACGGCGCATTCGATTTTCGACCTGTACCATAACATTAATAACCCCGATATATTCCGTAAAATCATTAATGTCGATCCAATTGCTGAACAATTCGTCCAGCGACCCGAATTTACCGAGCGTGGTCTGGTAATCTCTGCAGTGCATCTAAGCAGCTTTGATTTCATTGGTCAGGCTGCGGGTACTGTTGGGGTAAAAGCCATGTTCCTGGTCTTACCCGACCTGAACCCGGGCTATCAGAAACAGCTGGAGATGCGCCGCGAAAAGGGTATGAACATCCATCCCACGACCCCGGGGGTAATTAAACAGGCAGTCAAGTATCTGCGGGAGGGTGGCGTGGTGATGACCGGGATCGACCGACCGGATGAGAGTTACCCTTATCGCCCATGCTTCTTTGGGCGACCGGCAGCTCTGCCTGTGCATCATGTATTCCTGGCCCTTAAAGCCCAGGTGCCAGTTCTCGTCGCAGGGGTCGTCTGGCAACCGGACAAGCGCTACCACTTCCTATTCTCCGACCCTATCGAGATGGAGCCCCATCCTGACCGCCAGGCGGAGATTATCCTTAATGCCGAAAAGATCTTGCGTGTGGCGGAGGGCTACATCCGTCAATACCCCAACCAATGGGCAATGACCTTCCCAGTCTGGCCGGGTATCATGGATCAGGTTCCTGAATGAAAATATCACGGGAGGGAAAACATGAGTGAAATCAAGGATCATAAGCGGGTAAATGACATCCTTTTAGGACCGCTTGAACGCCCTGCCCTTCAGTGGCTGGCAGCCCATTTGCCCGCCTGGGCAACACCCGACCTGATGACTGTGATTGGCATCATTGGAGCGTTGATCATCACCCTGGGGTATGGATTAAGCCGCTATAATCCTGCATTTTTATGGCTGGCCACGTTTGGTTTTATCGTCAACTGGTTTGGAGACAGCCTGGATGGTACCCTGGCACGCTACCGCCATATTGAGCGTCCAAAATATGGCTTCTTTATCGACCATGTCACCGACTGCCTTACCGAGATCATCATCATCCTGGGTCTGGGTTTGACTTTCTACATCAGCTTTTCGGTGGCGGCCATGTGCTGCATCGCTTATATTTCAATGTCGGTGCTGGTCTACGTCCGCATGAATGTGATGGGTGAATTCAAGATCTCATACGGCAAGCTGGGGCCCACCGAAGTAAGGGTGCTGGCTATCCTGCTCAATACAGCCATGTTCATCTTCGGTGTGTATAAAATCAACTTCTCGTTGGGCGGTGTTACAGCTGCCATCAGCCCGTATGACCTGGTTGTGGCAATTATCGCTCTGCTATTGATCTACTTCTTCGGTGAAACGAGCTTTAAACAGGCTGTAGCCTTGCGAAATTTACACGAGTGAAGATGTCTGCTTCGGCAGATCCCTGCAGCGTTCAAACAACTCTCCAGCAAGGATTACTTTATCTTCTGTCCATGCCTTGCCTACGATCTGCAACCCGATAGGCAGCCCACTTTTCGACCAACCGCAAAGCAGTGAGAGGGCAGGCAAGCCAGTCAGGTTGAATGGAGCGGTAAAGCGCGTCAGCAAGCGGGCACGTTCCAGCGCATCCGCTGAACCGCGCCTGGGTGCGGTGATCGGCACGGTTGGTGTGAGCAGCAGGTCAAACTCGTTAAAGAATTGGTCGAACTGGTGTCGCAGGACGGTCTGCAGGCGGCGGGCTTCTGCATATTCAATGGCTCTGAAAGATGCCCCGGTTTGGAGGCGCTTGAGTACATCGCTACCAAATCCTTGAGGCTGCTCAACCAGGCGCTGGTAATGAAAAGCAGCAGCATCAGCAGGAGTCATCAGACCATTGGCTATGGCTGCCTCGCGTGCCTCTGATAATGCCACTTCATCAACGCGAGCTCCAAGATTTTCAAATATTGTCACTGATTGTTGGATGGCTTCGTGCACCTCTGGGTCAATAATTTCAGGATCGGTGAAATAATCGTTGTTTGCCAGGGCAATCCGCCAGCCTTGAATGCCGTTATCCGGTATGCTCAGATAATCCACCACCGGTTGGTCGACTGACCAGGCATCCTGCGGGTCATAGCCTGCGATGGCATTTAGTAAGATGGCGACATCACGCACGCAGCGCGCCATAGGTCCGGCGTGGTCCAGGTTCCAACTTAATGGAATAACGCCGCGCAGGCTCACCCTGCCATACGTCGGCTTAAGGCCAACCACCCCACAACATGCCGAAGGGATGCGGATGGACCCACCAGTGTCACTGCCCACCGCACCCATGCATAGTCCAGCAGCCAGGGCAGCAGCGTTCCCACCCGATGAGCCCCCCGAGATGCACTTCAGGTCCCAGGGATTACAGCAATCACCATAATGAGGGTTTTCGTTCGTCACACCCAGGGCAATTTCGTGCATATTGAGCTTCCCCACTAACACACAACCGGCCCCTTTAAGCTTCTGCACCACGGCAGCATCAGCTTTAGGGAAGTATTCCGAAAAAAAAGTCGATCCTGCGGTTGTGCGGATGCCCTCGGTTTCAAAGAGATCTTTCAACCCCAGCGGAATGCCATGCAGAGGTCCCTTATATATTCCATTGATAATTTCCTGCTCCGCCAGGCGCGCTTGCTGTAAGGCTAGCTCTGGAGTGACGGTGATGAATGCATTCACCTTATCATTGAATAATTCGATGCGCTCGATATGGGCTTTCGTCAGCTCGACTGGTGATATTTCTTTATGCTCAAGCAACGCTGCGGCTTGATTTAACGTCAACGATGTTAACTCCATATCTTCTCCCATTTGCTTGGTATTAAAATTTTATTCTCGTCTACTTAACTGCCACCACCCCGAAAGCTCGCGGGGCGCGCCGCACCTGTCTGAAGCCCACTTGTTCCAGCCTGCGCATCACGCCTGCGGTGATGTTCCTCCCCGATTTACTTTCAGGATCACCAACATAATGAAATAACTGGCTGCGGTTACGCATCACCCGATACAGCTCATGGTAAAACTCGCCTGAATACAGGTCCCCTGCCAGGCTGAAGACTGGCGGATCATGAATCACACGGGTGAAGCTCGCATCCGGGAAGGTGCTCACCACATCAAAGCTGTCACCCATGAGCTGGGTAATTTTTGGGTTATTGAACAAAATCTGAGACCAGGGGTTTCGGAGGCAAACCTCTAAAGCCGCGGGGTCCAGCTCGATTGTTGTGACGTGTTCTGCAGTCCTGGCAGCTTCAATGGCGGTGTATCCCAGACCGGTGGCTGTATCCAGAACCTGCCCGACCAGGGGCTTGATCGCTCGAATTTTCTCCAGTGTATCCCGGTGTGGATCGGTGCCCTTGATGCGATGCATGGGGATGCCCGAGACCAACATGGTGGGCGCTCCGGAAGTGGGGTACAGGCTGTACACCCGCTCGGTCTCCTCGGAATAGAATTGGATCGGTTGGGCATGGCTATCTTCGATAAAAAAACAGCTGGATTCCGATCCGGCGATAATATTTAACTGGTCCCACGACAGGATATCGTCCTGTGGCAGTTGGAGACCTTTCTCATTAATGGGTAATTCAATGGTGCTGATCCCCAAATCCAGGGACACATTTACATGGGTAGCCCCTTCAGCCTTTGCATCGAGTGCCATCTTTGCCTGGTAGAAAGACAGGACTACCATCATGAAATCCTTTTTATCTGCCTGCTAAGCAATCACGAAGTGCTGTGATTGTGTTATTGGTATCCCGATGCAAGATAGCACATAAGCCTTCTTTACGGGCGGCTTCGATATTCTCTAGCATGTCATCTATAAATACAGTTTCCGATGGTTGGACTCCCAGGCGTTTAACAGCAAGATGAAAGATGCCCGGGTCTGGCTTGATCATCTTCACCTCGGCTGAAATGATCAGCTGATCAAACAACCCATCGATGCCCCATCGCTCATGCATGGTTTGGCGCAGGTTATCCCAGGCGTTACTAAGCAACCCCACCTTATAATGAGGATGAAGCTCCCGGATAAATTTCAAGAGCTCCCAATTGACATCATCGGCAGACCAGTATTTCTCCAGGAAAGCAGGCATCGCTTCACGGGTAAGATGGAGAGCTTCCCTGACCGATTCCCAGTGCTCATCCACGCTGATCTCGCCCTTGGATGCTCGCTGGGCAGAAACGCTCGAGAATACCAGCTCATCCAACCTTGCAAGGGTCACACCTAATTCCTGAGCTAGCTCCTGGCGTGGGCGGTCATCCACCATGCGCACCAGCACGCCCCCAAAATCGAAAATGACAGCCTGGATTTTTGCCATGGATTGTTTCAAGACTCTACAAGAAGAGTAGCAAGGTCTTGCTGCACTTGGCGTGCATCCCTGAAGCGAATGCCACACAGACCAACCTGTATTGCTGCATCTATGTTTGTTTGGGCATCATCCACAAAGACTGCCTCACTCGCCTTAACCCCAAGTCGATCCAGCACCAGCTGGTATATCTGCGCATCGGGCTTGACCATCCCAACCTCACCGGAGATGACCATCGTATCAAAAGCGTCCTCGATATGCCACGTCTTTACGATCTGTTTCCGTAAATCATTGGCTGCGTTACTGAGAAGGGCGGTTTTAAAACCCCGGTGCAGGTCGCGGATATAATCGACAAGGTCGTTGTCCAGGGCATCTTCGGCAAAGAAAATGTCGATCGCCTCATTGAATTTTTCTGGTGAGAGGTTGAGCACCGATCGTACGTATTCGAGGTGTTGCTTAATGCTGATTTCACCTCGTTGTGCTTTGCTGCCTGATTCACCCCAGAAAATCAGCTCCTCCAGCTCAGACCGGCTCATCCCAAGGCGTGCTGCCAGGTGCTCCCGCTGCGCGAAATCGGTGGTGCGCAACAGCACTCCGCCGAGATCGAAGATGATGGCTTTGATCGGCATGCCAGCAAGTATAACATCTGATAAAAACCGTATGCAAACAAAAGAGCACGAAAAACGAATGCTGGGGATACGCCTTGTAACCGTTGCCAGCTCCTCCTACCTTATAATTTTGCAAACTTCCTTCTGTCATCTTTGCTTGACATCCGCTTAACCCACGATGTATACTTACGCCTTACAGCAATCCTCTCAATGATTCTTCATAAATTTTGAATTTTAAGGAGCATATCATGTCCCCCTTCTCTCGCATGCCACGCTATGATATTCGTAATGATGGCGCTGGTCCCTATGCTATCTTTTATTGCGATATGTGCGGGCGCGAATTCCGCAGCCAACCTGATTATGTCAATACGGTGAAGCAGGATATCGGCAAGTCTGCCCTGGGCGGATTCTTGCGAAAGGTACCCCTGGTCGGAGACGCTGTTGCAGAAAACGTAGTCGGGGAAGACCCGCGCTACAGCTATAAGATGAGCCCTGCCCAGCTGGAATCTGCCTGGAAACAATGCCAGGTGCATTTTGGTGAGTGCCCTACCTGCAATCGCATCGTCTGCCTATCAGATTTCGATGCACAGAGCGGCTTCTGCCAGGAAGATAGCCCCCGTACAGAGGAAATATCTGAAGCGCGGGGCGCCCAGGCTGGAGCTGCGATCAAAGGCTTTGCCACGGCCTTTGGTCTGGGTGGAGCACTCGAAGGCATTGGTAAAACCGTTGAAGCTGCGGGTAGGGCCAGTGCTCAAATGGCCGTGTGTCCCAACGACGGCACCCTGGCAGCCCCAGGAACCAAATTCTGCCCCGAGTGCGGCTCACCCATGACCCAACCGGTAGCCACCACTTGCCCGAAATGCGGTGCTGATACTCACGGTGCCAAGTTTTGCCCTAACTGTGGTAATAAAATGGAGCAAGCCCCTACCCACTGCCCAAATTGCGGGGCCGAGACGAAGGGTGCTAAATTCTGTCCAGAATGCGGGACAAAATTAGGCTAGCATTATTGATAATGAAAGGGCAGGCTGAACAAGTCTGCCCTTTTCTGTTTAACCTGCTTTTAAGTGCCTCTTGCGCTGCAGGTAGGTGAGCACTGTGCTGACATACGCAGCATGACTCCAGGTAAGCGGGCTGACTGATACCGGCTGGTCAGTGTATGGGTCAACCTGCTCAGCCAATATTCCACTGGGCAAGGCATGCCCTGCCACCCACTCCAGGAGCTCAAGGGCAGGCTGTAGCTCATCTGGTTTTGTGGCAACCAGCGACAGCCACTCCGCCAGCCATAATGTGCAGATGAACCAGGGATTGCCTGGCACATTGCCGATATCCTGGCTGACCTGGTGGTAATGGTCATTGGTATAACGCGCCACACCTCCCACACTCGTCTTCACCCACAGCTGGTCGCGGATGGCCTGCATGGTAGGCAGGATCTTTGGGTCATCCGCCTTATACATGCCAAACTGCCATAACCCAACCAGGCTGGCATCGAGTGTCTCGTCGATCTGCCACTCGCCCTTTTCATTCACATTGACCATGCGAACAAAGCGTTTCAAGGCAGGTTGCCAAAGGTGTGCCTCTGTGCCAGCTTTGATCTCCCGGGCTGCCTGGTGGTAATGGTTAGCACGCTCGATCTCACCGAAAGCCTCAGCAAAACGCGCCGCAGCAGTCAAGCCACCCCAGGTGGCTGCCACCGTCCAGCTAAGAATGCCCAGGCGCTCCTCCCAGAGGTCATAACTCGCTAAGGGTAACCCAGCGTGTGGATCTCGAAAACTTGCCATGAAATCTGCCAGGGGACAAATCAACGTTCGGTACAACGGCTTAATAAAAGCCACATCCCCGTAACGTGAGAAATGCTCCCACAATGCCCATAACACCAGGGCAGTTTCATCCTCCTGTATAGGCAGGTTCTTAGCACCGTCCACTGCCCAGGGTAACCAGCTGGAGGCCAGCGAGCCATCCGGGTTATATTTATGCAGCATGTAACCTTCGCGGCTGTGCACCTGGTCGCAGAACTGGAAGAAAGCCCTTGGAAGATCGAGGTAACCCGCCTTATTCAAGGCGTGTGCTACCAGCGCGCCATCACGCGACCACATGTAGCTGTAAGTGTCGCGCACATCGGAGGAGATATCTGAATCGTTGGCAGCGATGATGGCACCTCCTTCATCTACCTGGGTCCGAATGGTAAGCAGGCTGCGTTCATATTGGTCTTTCACCTTCTCGGGTAGGCCACTCAGCTCCGGTAGATGCACCTGTAGCCACAGGCGCCAGAAGGCCACGGTCCGGTCAATAAAAAATTGGGGACCGCGCTGGCGAACCATGCGATTAAGAATCGTCACCGCCTCGAAATTCTTTCCCACTGCCATCCAATAATAAAGCATTTTTTTCTGCCCACCCTTGACCTGCAGGTTGAAGCCGACCGTTGAGTCGACTGAGCCATGGGCTACCACGCCGCAGGCCAGCTCACCATCTTCTGCATCCTTCCAGGTGCCTTGGAGGTTGCGGATTTCCTTCAATCCACAAGCCCACTGGTGGACCCCCACCAAAATACCCGGGAATGTCTCCAGTGATGGCTCCCAACCTGGCCTGGGCTGCCCCTCCCCGGTCAATACAGCACCATTCATCATGAACCAGTACTTATCTTTGTAATGAAAGATTGCCCGCCGCTCCGGTTCATAATAGGCGGTATCACCAATATCGTTTCCGGCGATGTGAAAATCATGGTGGAAGAATACCCGGATCTCACGCTCTTCAGGCTGCAGGTTTTCGATTTCCATACGCCTGATTAAAAGGTCTTCGTGAAAATCCACCATATCGGCACATTCGAGCCTCACCCGCAGGTTTGGGTGTTCCATCACCACTGCGCTCACCAGGGTTTCTGGTTGATATTTAATGCTCCGCTGCCAGCGTGCATCGTCAAACCAGCAGAACTGGCCATCCACCCACACACCGGTCCGGAAGGGATGCCCCAAAGCATGGTTTTCCTGCCCAACATGCGGCCAGTAGAGATCACGTATTTGATAAGTTTGGTCAAAAGCTACCAGCAATGAGCCATTTCCGAGCGGTAAATCTCTGGGCATAATTTCCTCCTTCTCGCCTTACTTGATTATAAGGGTAACCTCTATAGCATCATATTAATGGATTAATAACCCGCCGTCATTCCCTGCCACTTCAAACAATCTGATGGCATCTAAGGGATAGAGAGGAACCCAAATGAGCGACCTGATTGAATTCCGAAAGATGAAAGATGATTTATTCGCCAATGATGGACAAAGCCCGCTTACACCAGGACAAAAAAAGAGCTTCAAAGGCCTCAAGTATTTCCCGCCTAATCCAAGCCTTGATTTGGAAGTGACGGTGGAAGAATACCCGGATAAGCAGCAGATCAAGATGCAAACCACCACGGGTGAGATCCAGGAATATGAACGCTATGGAAAGTTCAATTTTATTGTTGAAGGTCAGCCTGCTGAACTGACCATTTATCGCAGCGAGGATGGCTATTTTCTCCCTTTTGTGGACAGCCTGGCAAGCCGCGAGACCTACCCCGCTGGCCGTTACCTCGAGCCTGTGCCGCTGAACAGCCACCGCTTTAAAGTGGATTTCAATATGGCATATAACCCTTATTGTGCCTATAACGATTATTGGTCTTGCCCACTCACACCCTTCGAAAACCACCTCAAAGTGCCTATCCGTGCCGGGGAAAAGCTTTTCCATTAAATAATTATGCAAAAGGGGCTGCCCATCTATTTGACAACCCCTCTTTGCATTCGTGATGGCCGTCGAAAAAACTGACCTTCGATCGATCAAACATTTAATGGTTTTCGGTAGATCGTCCCGTTTTTGACTACCTGGTAGCCCATAAATTTATAAAGATTTAATGCTCCAGAGGTGTTCTGTGTATCCACGCCTAAAGCAGCTTCTAGCATGCCGCGTTCCTTTAGAGCCTTTAAGCTAAGTGCAATCAAGGCTTTTGCCAAACCTTGCTTGCGCCATGGCCGGCGCACGCATATATTTTCAGTATAGCCTCGCAGCCGACCATACATCTCGTTTTCATCTTTATTGATAAAGCTCAGCACCATCCCGGCAATCTGGTCTCCCTGCCAGGCCACCCTCCACAAGCTTGGGTCGAAATCTGGGTCACTCATCATCTGCTCGTATTCCTCCCACGGGTCGGGGATGTAGCCCCAGTGGTCTTGGAAGGCCTCGTTGGAAGCCTCCCAGATCAAGCGCATATGGTCAGGTGTGGCAAGTCGAACCTCCATACCCACCGGTAGGGGCAGATCAGGGATATTCTCCAGGTTAGGACGTACCATCTCAAAGGTGTAGCGTGCCGGCTTATAACCCCGCCTTTTGAGCAGGTTGATACGGTCAACTTCAGTGCAGCTGACAAAGTTTTCCAGGATGCATGGAGCATCACTGGGTAGGCTGCCCGAGTCTTTAAGCTGGCACGCGATCTGGCCCAAACGTTCCTCATTAAAACGGAGCAAGGTGCTTCCGATACCCTTCCTACGCCACTTGGGGATGACATTGCCAAAGTGAAAACCCACCCAGGTTCTGCTGCCATCGACTTCCCACCATACACGGCTATACGCAATCACCATCCCGTTTACTTCAACAAAAAGCGCGTCTTGGTATGGATCGCAATTGTGCAAGTGAGTATAGGTATTGATCACATCCTCCAGCTTTTCTGAACGCTCCAGCCCATCGGCTTCACCACAGCCGTGGATGACCTTCAGGATATTTGGGTATTCCCCTTCGCCACTAAATCCTCGCAGGGATAACCCTGCGATATCTGAGATTCGTGGGTCAACATATGATTCAATAAATGCTGTATTGGTATTCATCGTTTTTCCTTAAACAATCAAATCACACTATTTTTGTTAAGCTCAGCAGTATTTGGGTTACTCACCCATTTCTATCCCGGGATCATCGGTTCTCATATCGGGAACTATCTGCCCATTCGGAGGCAGCTTGAACTTGAACCATGCTGGGATGACACTGACTAAAGCCGCCAGTCCAGTCACATAAAACGGCACTTTTGGACTGTATTTTTCCCATAGCTTGGCACCTACCCAGGGGGCCGGGAGGGATACCAAACCCAGGCTGGTACCGAACAAGCCAAAGGCAGTGCCTCGCAGCTTTTCAGGCACAGCTTTGCTGATCAGCGAGTTATAGGCAGGTGACATCATCCCTGCACCCAACCCGAATAAGGCCCATACCAGTGCGTAGCCCCAGAACCCTGCTGCCTTCATAAAAGTAAACATGGCAATAAACTCGGTCAGGAAACCGATCACGATACCCACTCGTTCACCTTTTCGGTCAGCCAACCAGCCAGCGGGCATGGTGACGGTCATCATGCACATACTGAAGATAGATCCCAGCCAGCCGATCTGCTGGAAGGTCATTCCACCAATCTGCTCCAGGTAGACCGGCATCAGGTTACCCGAGAGTGAGTAGGCGATATCGCGCACCCCATCGGTGATCAACACCCAGGTAATCAGCCCACCGCTCAACAGCAGGGTGGTCATCGTGCCCAGGTTGGTTTTCAGGTTTCCAAAAGATAACCTTTGCGGGTGGGCTTCCTCGCCTTTTGCAGCCGTGCGGGCCATGCTGACCCGGATGATGGTGGCGAAGAAATATAAGACCCAGGCACAAGCCAGCATGATACGGAAGCCATATCTATCAGCCAGGTATCCACCCAGCGGAGGTCCCACCACACCAACGATCATAAAAAGTGTATCCGTGATGCCAAACACCTTGGCCCGATTCTTTTCTTCCGATTGTTCAGCAATAAAAGCGCTGAAACTTGGGCCGATCAGCGAGCGCGTTACCGCACTGAAAAACATGCTGCTCATCACCCACTGCCAGGTGGGTGCAAAGATTATCCCAACGTAGGTCAGGTTACCCGCGACACTTCCCCAGGCAATACTGCGTAATCTGCCAAGCGAATCGGACACCCAGCCACCCAGGATCTGTACCACCAGGGGGAT
Above is a genomic segment from Anaerolineales bacterium containing:
- a CDS encoding glycoside hydrolase family 15 translates to MPRDLPLGNGSLLVAFDQTYQIRDLYWPHVGQENHALGHPFRTGVWVDGQFCWFDDARWQRSIKYQPETLVSAVVMEHPNLRVRLECADMVDFHEDLLIRRMEIENLQPEEREIRVFFHHDFHIAGNDIGDTAYYEPERRAIFHYKDKYWFMMNGAVLTGEGQPRPGWEPSLETFPGILVGVHQWACGLKEIRNLQGTWKDAEDGELACGVVAHGSVDSTVGFNLQVKGGQKKMLYYWMAVGKNFEAVTILNRMVRQRGPQFFIDRTVAFWRLWLQVHLPELSGLPEKVKDQYERSLLTIRTQVDEGGAIIAANDSDISSDVRDTYSYMWSRDGALVAHALNKAGYLDLPRAFFQFCDQVHSREGYMLHKYNPDGSLASSWLPWAVDGAKNLPIQEDETALVLWALWEHFSRYGDVAFIKPLYRTLICPLADFMASFRDPHAGLPLASYDLWEERLGILSWTVAATWGGLTAAARFAEAFGEIERANHYHQAAREIKAGTEAHLWQPALKRFVRMVNVNEKGEWQIDETLDASLVGLWQFGMYKADDPKILPTMQAIRDQLWVKTSVGGVARYTNDHYHQVSQDIGNVPGNPWFICTLWLAEWLSLVATKPDELQPALELLEWVAGHALPSGILAEQVDPYTDQPVSVSPLTWSHAAYVSTVLTYLQRKRHLKAG
- a CDS encoding Asp-tRNA(Asn)/Glu-tRNA(Gln) amidotransferase subunit GatA, with product MELTSLTLNQAAALLEHKEISPVELTKAHIERIELFNDKVNAFITVTPELALQQARLAEQEIINGIYKGPLHGIPLGLKDLFETEGIRTTAGSTFFSEYFPKADAAVVQKLKGAGCVLVGKLNMHEIALGVTNENPHYGDCCNPWDLKCISGGSSGGNAAALAAGLCMGAVGSDTGGSIRIPSACCGVVGLKPTYGRVSLRGVIPLSWNLDHAGPMARCVRDVAILLNAIAGYDPQDAWSVDQPVVDYLSIPDNGIQGWRIALANNDYFTDPEIIDPEVHEAIQQSVTIFENLGARVDEVALSEAREAAIANGLMTPADAAAFHYQRLVEQPQGFGSDVLKRLQTGASFRAIEYAEARRLQTVLRHQFDQFFNEFDLLLTPTVPITAPRRGSADALERARLLTRFTAPFNLTGLPALSLLCGWSKSGLPIGLQIVGKAWTEDKVILAGELFERCRDLPKQTSSLV
- a CDS encoding spermine synthase; amino-acid sequence: MMVVLSFYQAKMALDAKAEGATHVNVSLDLGISTIELPINEKGLQLPQDDILSWDQLNIIAGSESSCFFIEDSHAQPIQFYSEETERVYSLYPTSGAPTMLVSGIPMHRIKGTDPHRDTLEKIRAIKPLVGQVLDTATGLGYTAIEAARTAEHVTTIELDPAALEVCLRNPWSQILFNNPKITQLMGDSFDVVSTFPDASFTRVIHDPPVFSLAGDLYSGEFYHELYRVMRNRSQLFHYVGDPESKSGRNITAGVMRRLEQVGFRQVRRAPRAFGVVAVK
- a CDS encoding N-acetyltransferase; amino-acid sequence: MNTNTAFIESYVDPRISDIAGLSLRGFSGEGEYPNILKVIHGCGEADGLERSEKLEDVINTYTHLHNCDPYQDALFVEVNGMVIAYSRVWWEVDGSRTWVGFHFGNVIPKWRRKGIGSTLLRFNEERLGQIACQLKDSGSLPSDAPCILENFVSCTEVDRINLLKRRGYKPARYTFEMVRPNLENIPDLPLPVGMEVRLATPDHMRLIWEASNEAFQDHWGYIPDPWEEYEQMMSDPDFDPSLWRVAWQGDQIAGMVLSFINKDENEMYGRLRGYTENICVRRPWRKQGLAKALIALSLKALKERGMLEAALGVDTQNTSGALNLYKFMGYQVVKNGTIYRKPLNV
- a CDS encoding 2-oxoglutarate synthase subunit alpha encodes the protein MQGNEAVGWGAIAAGCKFYAGYPITPSTEIAEMLSRELPKVGGKFIQMEDEIASLAACIGASVGGLKSLTATSGPGFSLMQEHIGYAAMTEVPVVVVDVQRLGPSTGQPTSASQGDVMQARWGTHGDHPMIVLSPVSVSQSFDLTVKAFNYSEKYRTPVILLLDEVVGHMREKIELPDFESVERVERIATDVPPEWYKPYGDSLSDVPPMANFGEGYRYHITGLFHDVLGYPTTRLDEIDPWIERVHRKIDRNLNDIILFEEDLSPTDKTVVVTYGASARSARHAVKLARQRRTKVGMVTLLTIWPFAEEEISRVARTAKRIIVPEMNLGQLALEVERVAGRNKVVRVNRANGEMVTPQMILEAIEDR
- a CDS encoding CDP-alcohol phosphatidyltransferase, encoding MSEIKDHKRVNDILLGPLERPALQWLAAHLPAWATPDLMTVIGIIGALIITLGYGLSRYNPAFLWLATFGFIVNWFGDSLDGTLARYRHIERPKYGFFIDHVTDCLTEIIIILGLGLTFYISFSVAAMCCIAYISMSVLVYVRMNVMGEFKISYGKLGPTEVRVLAILLNTAMFIFGVYKINFSLGGVTAAISPYDLVVAIIALLLIYFFGETSFKQAVALRNLHE
- a CDS encoding 4Fe-4S ferredoxin, translated to MSDPSKAEESIAEVKPTAKKGPRGHVTVFANWCKGCGICVAFCPTGVLALDDDDHPVVVYPEKCTACHWCDTHCPDLAIIVKKIEP